From the genome of Adhaeribacter pallidiroseus:
TACTTAACATTGCTATAACATTGTAAGGCTATTAAATCGAACCGTATTTCCTGGTTCATTCAATCTAAGAGTAAAAATCAGATTTTCCTTTAAACATCATCTCCTGTTGCTTCCCGCACCCTGAGAACCATAAAATTTTGTTAAAATTCTAAACTTTATATGTACAATATTGAAGAGTTGAAAGATAGACTTCTTTCAGAGCTAAAAGAGATTGCGGAAGGTCTTGGCGTAACAAGCTTTAACCGGTTAAGCAAGCAAGACCTTATCTACAAGATCTTAGACCAGCAAGCAATCACTCCTCCCGAAAAACTTCCCAAAAAATACAAAACACCAGCCCGTAACCAACCCGTAGCCGTAGTAGATACTGCCTCCACTACCGCCAACCAAGGCCTGATTGATTTTGATACCGCTACTCCAGTACCCGTAATTTCCGAAAAAGCACCTGAACCAGTTCTGGCCTTAGAAGCCGCTCCGGCTGCTCCCGTAACGCGTCCGGAAACTCCTCGCCGGCAGGCCACCCGCCGGGAGCCCCGGGAACGTACTACCACGCCGGTAGTGCGCGAAGAGCAAAATCGCGAACCGCGGCCCGCTCGGGAAGTAGCACCACCCGCGGAAGTACCATCGGTACCTACCAGCGAAGAAACTCCCCGCCAGGAACGTGAAAACGGCACTGCTCCGGAAAGCCGGCAACCAGCGCCCCCACGCGAAAAGCGGGACCGGGAACCTGCGCGGGAACCAAGCCGCGAAGAGCGGGAGCCAGTTACGGCCTTACGCGAAAATCGTGAAAATGTACAACCAGTTGCACCAACCCCGGTACGGGAGCCCATCGCGCCTCCAGTACGCGAAAACCGCGAGCCGGTGCAGCCACCAACCCAGCCGCAACCCCGCGATAACCGCGAAACTGTACGGGAACCGCAACCCCCGCGCGAAAACCGCGATAATCAGCCGCGTGATAATCGGGATAATCAACCTCGGGATAATCAACCTCGGGATAATCAACCTCGGGATAATCAACCTCGGGATAATCAACCCCGGGAAAACCGCGATAATAATCAGCCGCGCAAAGTTAATAATGGGCAACAACCCAATAATAACAACATTAACAGCAATAATTTTAAAGAATTTGACGGCGTAATTCTTAACGAAGGCGTGTTGGAACTCATGCAGGATGGCTATGGTTTCCTGCGCTCTACGTATTATAATTATTTAGCCAGTCCTGATGATATTTACGTTTCGCCATCGCAGATTAAGTTATTTGCTTTAAAAACCGGCGATACCGTTAAAGGTCAGATTCGTCCACCGAAAGAAGGAGAAAAGTACTTTGCCTTGTTAAAAGTGGATTCTATTAATGGCCGGACTACCGAAGAAATCCGCGACCGGATTCCTTTCCAGCATTTAACGCCTTTATTTCCGGAAGAACGCTTAAAACTGACGACCAAAGCCAGCCAGTACTCTACCCGGATTATGGATTTGTTTGCGCCGATTGGTAAAGGCCAGCGGGGCATGATTGTGGCCCAGCCCAAAACCGGTAAAACAGTATTATTAAAAGAAATTGCCAACGCCATCTCCGAAAACCATCCGGAAGTGTATCTGATGATTTTACTGATTGATGAGCGTCCGGAAGAAGTAACCGATATGGCCCGGAGTGTAAACGCCGAGGTAATTGCCTCTACTTTCGACGAAACCGCCGAGCGCCACGTAAAAATTTCGAGCATTGTGCTGGACAAAGCCAAACGCATGGTAGAGTGCGGGCACGATGTTGTAATATTACTGGATTCCATCACCCGTTTAGCGCGGGCTTATAACACCGTAGTACCAAGCTCCGGTAAAATATTATCGGGTGGGGTAGACGCTAACGCTTTGCACAAACCGAAGCGTTTCTTTGGAGCGGCCCGTAACGTAGAAAACGGTGGTTCCTTAACTATCATCGCTACGGCGCTGATTGATACCGGTTCTAAAATGGACGAGGTAATTTTTGAAGAATTTAAAGGTACCGGTAACATGGAATTGCAACTGGATCGGAAGTTGGCGAACAAACGAATTTACCCATCTATTGATGTGCCGGCCTCAGGCACCCGTCGCGAGGACTTGTTAATGGACAAAGACGAACTGAACCGTGTCTGGATTTTGCGCAAATTTATGTCGGATATGAACGCCGTGGAAGCTATGGAGTTTTTGAAAGACCGCATGAAAGGCACTAAAGACAACGACGAGTTCTTAATTTCAATGAACAGCTAATTTTTAAATTTTCATAAAAAACGAAGCCCGGTTTAGATCTAAACCGGGCTTCGTTTTTTATAAACTACCCAATTTATAGTGGGTAAAAAGTAAAATTAAGATGAAAGCCGCACTCATACTAAGCGACGAAACTTTGTTCATGCGCATGGTATTCTCAAAGTTAGCCATGGTTGGATCTTTTTTTACCTGCCAGAACCAGGTGCCAAAAATATACACAACCGGGCCGGTACAAACCAGAAAAATTAAAATATTCATGGCCTGACCAGTTACTAAATAGTTCCAGATCAGGAAGCCGGCGCCAAGCAGTAAACTTAAAGCCGAGAAAATAAAAGTACCGGTAATCCCTAAAGCTAAACTCAGTGTTTGATCGCCACGTTGCGCATCTTCCTGGTGCTGGTAAACTTGGGTAAGCGGGTACGAACCGCACAAAAATAAAGTACTCACTAAGGCAAAAAGTAAATTGGTAGCGGTCATTATGTGGGCGGGCAAGGTGCGGGCACCTACCTGTACCATAATAAAGGTAAAAGCTCCCTGAAAAATAATAACTACCAGGGTGCTAACCAGTGGATATTTCTTCAGCCGGATTTTATCGTAACTATAAGCTTTAGAAACCAGCAGGTAAATAAAAATACCAGAAGTAAACTCCAGCGAAACCAACACAAAAGAGCCTACTAAAGCTAAAAAATCAAACAATAATACCAGCCATAATAATTTGCGGGTTACCTTCGGGGGATGCTTTAAGCCGCCAATGCTGCCTTCGTCTTTATCGTAAAAAGAATTATAACCATTACTGGCCGGATAAACCAATAGATGAATAATAACAAAAACGTAAACGGCTTTATACACACAAAATTCCGGTAATACACTTAAGGCGAACCAATACACCGGCATTAAATACACCGAAAAAGGAATCCGCATTAATTTTAAAGCATCTACCATTTGTAGGGTTTAGGTTGCAGGTTACAGGTTGCAAGTTACAGGTTGCAAGTTGGAAAGTTTAAAAGTTGGAAGGTTTAAAGGTTTTGGCTTTATGAATACTGGAGTTCTTGTCATTTTTTTAATTTTTTAAATTATTTCACTCCACCCTTCCAACTTTTAACCTGCAACTTTTACCTGCAACCTGCTACTCACTCCGGGTAGCCAATGAGGTAAATAACTTTGGCACCGCTGCGGTGCCGGGCTTTGCCTGCTTCCCATTTATAGCCACTAGAATTTATTTCCTGGGTGAGGCCAAGTAACATCGTAGGCGAATACAAACGCAAAATAGAAACCATCCCGTCCCACATAATGCATAGAGGTATTATAGGCAGCAAGTAGGTAAAAATTAACCGGCTCCACCGGAAGGGTTTGATAAAAGGAGTAATCATTAAAATAAGGAAAGGAAAAATAAGCAAGACCAAAGCAATCTCGAACCAACTTTTACTGGCGCCTTCAAAAATGCCAATCGGTACTTTTTTACGAGCCGCATCTTGCAAAATGGCCGTGGCTAAAGTAGGTTTAAAATGGTGGAAAGCTGAGAAGATTGTCCGAAAATTCGTGAAATTCGCGGGTACATCCGTTGCATCTACCGATTCTGGTAAATAAGTAATTAATCCGTGCGTTTGTTTTTTTATTAATTCAAAGGCTGGAATATTAGGAAATTTATCGCTTAACGTAATTTTAACCGGATAACCCACTTGGTGGCTAAGTTCATGCTGAATCCCGACGATTCCGCCACCACCACCCGAACCTAAATCCAGAATATCTGCTTGAGTAGTATGCTGCAGCGCTTGGTGCATGAACGGAATGATGGGTTCATAAATTTTTAAATTACTAATCATAAACCTTAAAAAATCCATCATGCTTTGCCGGAAGATATCTGGAAACCAAGGTAAGTCCTCGAACTCAAACAAGTGGTAACGCTGCATAAAATTTAATTATGTTTATTTAGAATTTACTTCGGGCACTTGCCGGGCTACTATGCCTGCGTTCGATTCATAAATGATTAGGTGGCTTTTGCCATTGCTTACGGCCCGCGGATAAGTGCCCGTACCCACCTGAACTGGCATTAGCTGACCTGGTGTTTTTGCCCAAATAATGTTATTTTGCTGCCACACGTACAAATTTCCTGCGGTAGATGTAGCTACACTACAATTTCGGCCTTCGCTAATAACGTTTTCGGCTAAACCGGGGCTAGTTACAAATATTTCTTTTTGTCTTTTCCA
Proteins encoded in this window:
- a CDS encoding UbiA family prenyltransferase; the protein is MVDALKLMRIPFSVYLMPVYWFALSVLPEFCVYKAVYVFVIIHLLVYPASNGYNSFYDKDEGSIGGLKHPPKVTRKLLWLVLLFDFLALVGSFVLVSLEFTSGIFIYLLVSKAYSYDKIRLKKYPLVSTLVVIIFQGAFTFIMVQVGARTLPAHIMTATNLLFALVSTLFLCGSYPLTQVYQHQEDAQRGDQTLSLALGITGTFIFSALSLLLGAGFLIWNYLVTGQAMNILIFLVCTGPVVYIFGTWFWQVKKDPTMANFENTMRMNKVSSLSMSAAFILILLFTHYKLGSL
- a CDS encoding class I SAM-dependent methyltransferase, yielding MQRYHLFEFEDLPWFPDIFRQSMMDFLRFMISNLKIYEPIIPFMHQALQHTTQADILDLGSGGGGGIVGIQHELSHQVGYPVKITLSDKFPNIPAFELIKKQTHGLITYLPESVDATDVPANFTNFRTIFSAFHHFKPTLATAILQDAARKKVPIGIFEGASKSWFEIALVLLIFPFLILMITPFIKPFRWSRLIFTYLLPIIPLCIMWDGMVSILRLYSPTMLLGLTQEINSSGYKWEAGKARHRSGAKVIYLIGYPE
- the rho gene encoding transcription termination factor Rho, with translation MYNIEELKDRLLSELKEIAEGLGVTSFNRLSKQDLIYKILDQQAITPPEKLPKKYKTPARNQPVAVVDTASTTANQGLIDFDTATPVPVISEKAPEPVLALEAAPAAPVTRPETPRRQATRREPRERTTTPVVREEQNREPRPAREVAPPAEVPSVPTSEETPRQERENGTAPESRQPAPPREKRDREPAREPSREEREPVTALRENRENVQPVAPTPVREPIAPPVRENREPVQPPTQPQPRDNRETVREPQPPRENRDNQPRDNRDNQPRDNQPRDNQPRDNQPRDNQPRENRDNNQPRKVNNGQQPNNNNINSNNFKEFDGVILNEGVLELMQDGYGFLRSTYYNYLASPDDIYVSPSQIKLFALKTGDTVKGQIRPPKEGEKYFALLKVDSINGRTTEEIRDRIPFQHLTPLFPEERLKLTTKASQYSTRIMDLFAPIGKGQRGMIVAQPKTGKTVLLKEIANAISENHPEVYLMILLIDERPEEVTDMARSVNAEVIASTFDETAERHVKISSIVLDKAKRMVECGHDVVILLDSITRLARAYNTVVPSSGKILSGGVDANALHKPKRFFGAARNVENGGSLTIIATALIDTGSKMDEVIFEEFKGTGNMELQLDRKLANKRIYPSIDVPASGTRREDLLMDKDELNRVWILRKFMSDMNAVEAMEFLKDRMKGTKDNDEFLISMNS